TGAAGATGAAGTCTTAGAAGAAAATAAAGATTTAGAAGAGAAGAATGATTTACAAAAAAATAAAACTCTGGATGAAAATGAATCATTAGAAAATTTACAAACTAGTGAGGAAGCTTCTACAAATGCTATTAATGATGAAAAAACTAATACTGCTACTAATGAAGCTGGCAGTAATAACATTGTAGAAACTGGTGATAATGATTGCGATGTTACTAAAAATACTAGTAACGTTACGCAAAACGAAAGTAACGTCAAAGTAACGGAACAGAATAAGAAAGAGATAGAGAATAAGAAAAAGAATAAGAAAGAGAAAAAAGAGATAGATAAAGATACAGAGAGTAAAAAGAGTACTTATGACGTAAATAATAAAAACTCAGCTTGTGGTGAAGAAGTGAGCCAGTCTAGTCTCTTTGAACAGCGTAATAATACTAAAAGTGAATCAGGAGAAGAGGCGGATATAAATCTTAAAGCTTTAGAGCTTATGCAGTACCATGAAAAAATAACAGGAAAAGTTGGTGGATGTGACTATGTTGCACTTAGATCAGCTATTAATCTTCATGGAGAAAAGAGAGTTAAGATGGCCATGGATATAGGCTTTGAAAAAAGCTGTCCGGAAATAAAGTATGCAATTGGCATATTAAAAAACTGGAGAAGAGATGGGTATCCTAAAGATGATATGGAGGTGAAGACAAATGGGTTTAGAAGTACTGGAAAGAGTAACACAACAGATAAAAATGAATTTGCAGGATTCAAGCCAAAGGAACCACGAAAACTTACAGAAGCTGAACGAAAGAAGGCAGATGCAAACCTCATATAAGTGTGATAAATGCGCAGATACAGGATGGATACTTATGCCTCAAGAAAATATGCAGCCGCTTGCTATAAGTTGTGAATGTAGAAAAATAGAAAAGATAAAAAGTGAATGGAGATATTCAGGAATCAATGTTGAACAAAGTAAACTTACTTTTGCAAGTTTTGAAATTTGGAATCAAGCATCACAAAGAACAAAAGATACTGCAGTAGCTTATTGCAATGATTTCGATGAAATTAGAGAAGGTAGACGTAATAGTATTTTATTTTGTGGACAAGTTGGTAGTGGTAAAACTCACGCAAGCATTGCACTTGCATTAAACTTCTTAAAGCAAAAAGTTAGAGTAGTGTACATGCCTTATCGTGATGTAATTACAAAGATAAAGCAAAATATGATTGATGAAGAA
The DNA window shown above is from Clostridium beijerinckii and carries:
- a CDS encoding phage replisome organizer, which translates into the protein MADIKWIKLATGMPDDEKMKLIDAMPERDTVYYLWIRLLIQAAKTNADGEIFLSEDMPYTDKMLAVIFSRPLASIKLALKTLSRLGMIEITSDKVIRIVNWDKHQNIEGMERVREQNRKRAENHREKKKQEKKDSKSNNEETYEDEVLEENKDLEEKNDLQKNKTLDENESLENLQTSEEASTNAINDEKTNTATNEAGSNNIVETGDNDCDVTKNTSNVTQNESNVKVTEQNKKEIENKKKNKKEKKEIDKDTESKKSTYDVNNKNSACGEEVSQSSLFEQRNNTKSESGEEADINLKALELMQYHEKITGKVGGCDYVALRSAINLHGEKRVKMAMDIGFEKSCPEIKYAIGILKNWRRDGYPKDDMEVKTNGFRSTGKSNTTDKNEFAGFKPKEPRKLTEAERKKADANLI
- a CDS encoding AAA family ATPase, which gives rise to MQPLAISCECRKIEKIKSEWRYSGINVEQSKLTFASFEIWNQASQRTKDTAVAYCNDFDEIREGRRNSILFCGQVGSGKTHASIALALNFLKQKVRVVYMPYRDVITKIKQNMIDEEYYTKTISKYQLCEVLLIDDLFKGKINDSDINIVFEIINYRYLNFLPIIVSSEFSIDRLLAFDEGVASRIYEMSKDYVVEIEKDIRNNYRLK